ACTGGATTGGAAAATCCGGGGCATTATTGTCTGAAGGCCCTAATTAAATTTGATTATATTTCAAAGATTGGATGACTGAATTAAATGAAGATTTAGAAATTTGCTCATATGATGTTATAGAGATTTGATTTGTATACCATGACGAAATTTAGATAATATTGGTGTTATTGATGCGAGCGTGTGGGTTTTTGGAGAGAGAGTATAACCATTTGTTAAGAGCGAAGTGAAAGTAATCAGACAATCAAGAAGCGACCGCTGCATGCCCACCATATCTCTATAAAACTCGCAGACTTTATTACCCTTTAATTCGAATATTCCTTCATGTATTACGATCTCCTCATCAGATTTGCGATAGGCGGCGCGGTGATAGCAGGGACTACCTGGATAGCAGAGCTGTTCGGCCCCAAATTAGGCGGGATAATAGCGACCATACCTGCCGTTACCATCGTAAGCCTGCTCATTGTGGGCAATGCCCTGGGGGAGAGAGCGGCCGTTGATTTCGCAAAAGGAATCGTGGTTGGGAACATACCATGGTTCGCCTACATTTTTGCCGTGATACTTCTCACCCAGCGGATAGGGCTGGTAAAAAGCCTTGCAGTAGGGCTGATGATATGGTTTTTGCTTGTGCCGCTGGCATCCAGGCTTTCACAGATGTTTTAAATTCCGTTACGGTATATTTTCAGAAATTTCCGTTACGCAATTTGTAATACTTTCACCCTGCTCTTTGCTCTTCGTATTATAGCTTGAAAACAGACGTCTAATTCTTAGAACGGTGAAAACTATGTACACCTCTTCCAGACAATTAAATCCTTTAATCGGAAGCTGTATCGACCCGGCAGGTTTCAAACCTGCATGTATAACAGTTATCGAGGGAACATCCACGCTCGTAACCGATACGCTTTTCGGCCTGTGCGCGCTTAAAGCGTGCGGTGGACATGACGTCATACTTGTAGATGGAGCAAATAGCTTCGATCCGTATGCAGTTTCAAGGTCGGTAAAGTTGCTTGGCCAGGATACAAGAAGCGCGCTATCCCGAATCCATGTAGCGCGGGCGTTTACAGAGTACCAGATGGATGCCATTATATGCGGGCTGCATGATGCTGCGCTCCGGTGGCCTCCTTCACTGGTCGCAGTTTTGTACCTGTCCAATCTTTTCTCAACAGAAGACGGGAAACGCCTGTTCGATCCCCTGCTCAAAAATCTCCGGGATGTCACGCGGTCTTCCGGCCTTGTTACCGTGGTGACAAGCTTCGGAGGGAACTGGTGGGGAGACAGGATGCTTGCCGGGAATGCGGATCGAGTGATCAGGATCGAAAAGACAAAAACCCATGTTAAGGTGAAGGATGGCGGTAACGTGTTCATGCACGTGCCTGTACCGCCGGGGCAGACGAAGGTCACTGATTTCATTGGAGGTGAGACGAATGGGCAGAACTGTGCCGAGCTTTCGGGTGCTGCTTGAAAGTATAGCCATTGAACTTACAGCCTTCCGAAGGGCGCTGCGCGGTTGTGACAGGGACGCATTTGACCGTATCATGAACATGTCCCGCAAACATGCGTCCTCGTCAACTGTCGCCCCGCTGCTTGATCCGATGGACTCGATGTTCATGTCGATACTGATCGAGCAGCAAAAAGAGATAAACAGGCTGCAGGAGGCAGTATATGCATCTGCTGGATGTGCAGTACAACCGGGAGGACAGCACAGTAACATGCTGGATAAAAAAGAATGATGCCTGCCTGCCTGTAAAAGAGACATACTATCCTGAAATATATGTCACTGGCGGCTCTGAGCTGAAATCCCTGATAGCTACCATCCCTGGTGTTGTTGACACAGGTTTCCAGGATAAAAAAACGCATCTCTCAGGTGGATTGGAGCGTCTCATTTCTGTGAGGGTGAAGAGCACAGATGCAATATACGAAATAGCCGGGATGCTCGAGGCGCGCGGATGCATGCTGTATAACATCGACCTTGACCCGGCACGGCAGTACCTGCTTTCGAAAAACCTGTTCCCCATGGCAGATCTGGATATGGATGACCGGTATTCGATGGATTACACTATCCCGCATCTTAAGATCATGGAGCTGTCGGTAAAGCCAAAGAAGCAGCACGGAATAACCACCATGGACGACCCTATTGGCAGTATTGCCCTGGGAGAAAGCGTACTTGAAAGCGATGAAAACATGATGCTGGACGAACTTTCCAGACTAGTGGCAAAAGAAGACCCGGATATCATTGCCACAAACGGAGGCGACAGCTTTGACCTGCCCTATCTCTACCACAGGGCCGAACTCGCTGGCATCCCGATGCAGCTTGGGCGCATGCGCGGCAGGGATCCCAAAAAGGGCAGGTCGTACTTCAGCTACGGCAGGATAATCTACAAACCCGAAGGATACGTCCTTTCAGGCAGGCTGCATCTTGACAGCGCATCGTTCATGTACAGGGAAGGCGGCCTTTCAGGGCTAATCGATCTTGCGCGCATCACGGGTATACCGATGCAAGACCTGTCTCGCATAAGCCCGGGCAGCGCTGTGACGGCGCTGCAGGTCAACCAGGCTCAAAGGGATGGCGTTCTAGTTCCATGGAAGCGCAACCTTGCGGAGGACTGGAAGACGGCTCTGGAACTCCTGATAGCCGACCGTGGCGCGCTTGTGATAGAGCCGCGGGTCGGGCTGCACGAGAATGCGGCTGAGATTGATTTTGCATCCCTTTTTCCCAATATCATGGTCACCAGGAACATCTCACCTGAGACCGTGCTGTGCGGATGCTGCCTTGACTCGAAAACGCGGGTGCCCTTTACAGGCTATAACATCTGCGAGAAGCGGATCGGGCTCATACCCAGGGTGCTCAAGCCCCTCATCGAACGGCGCATGGCATATAGGAAGCTGGCGCGAGAGGATACTTTGAGGGCAGAGGAATACGAAATGAAGCAGAACCTGCTCAAGTGGCTCCTT
The genomic region above belongs to Candidatus Methanoperedens sp. and contains:
- a CDS encoding DUF3147 family protein; amino-acid sequence: MYYDLLIRFAIGGAVIAGTTWIAELFGPKLGGIIATIPAVTIVSLLIVGNALGERAAVDFAKGIVVGNIPWFAYIFAVILLTQRIGLVKSLAVGLMIWFLLVPLASRLSQMF